From one Brachypodium distachyon strain Bd21 chromosome 4, Brachypodium_distachyon_v3.0, whole genome shotgun sequence genomic stretch:
- the LOC100845220 gene encoding disease resistance protein RPP13 has translation MADLVVGLAKSVVEGALTKAQSAIEEEAKLRQSAQRDLVFITGEFQMMQSFLNVADAERLGNPVVRTWVRQIRELAYDVEDCVEFVVHLDKRSLWWRRLLPPSFLPRAAASQLDEAVGELEHLKARVEDVSARNARYSLISDSGSKPAKKPKASAAAAAGGGGAAAAFSLLIEARDASKRQQGIGDLTQFLTKKDDGLELQVISVWGTAGDLGAASLIRKAYNDPEIHPAFKRRAWVKIMHPFDPLQFIRSLMAQFHANSCKQPDAIIGVEVLRKMDSSQDQLLKEFEEQVKTMKYLVVLEDVCTIAEWDTIRSFLPDRNNGSWIIVSTQQFEIASLCIGHAYQVLELKQFSSKHSVCAFFKEGSQEDDDQVDETDMACTSNNEISVSHELSKAGGSCDLSKAGGSCDLSFYTKILSSKSKAAEGWMKSLPLVGRELQMNKLHACAAKARFEAWNVMSVWGIAGVGKSALVKNFYCQNMCQKDQLFNKYSWVEVTQPFNLRDFCRSLLWDFRSESLQAKDTAYHGAMSSKNPIHECCKLLKKYQCLVVIDDLRSTEDWDLIKSELVSRHSKSVIVVITSEAKIATHCADNEELVLNVKGLEADAAFDLFEMEVHRNNKTCPLNSKDKELKELILKCGGLPKVIVAIARLLAAKTVTLMETASSLNLRFMHELENNPEFDSLRGLLVWMQSYFRDCQDFLKPCIFYLSIFPLDHRIRRRRLVRRWIAEGYARDCDKKSAEDNGEDYFSSLLDLSIIQQPPQSVTTNLNDTRMALCQVNGFVREYIVSRRMEENLVFELGGSCCLTTQRTGRHLIILESWDRDMIVFNSIDFSRLRSMTVFGEWKSFFISDTMKILRVLDLENAKDVLDDDLHRIVKLLPRLKSLSIRGCHEISHLPSSVGDLRQLQSLDVRHTSIVSLPSNITNLEKLQYIRAGNTTTSEEPSTPCLPVSMLSKLCRPGHQVGVEVPGGIGKLTALHTLGVVNISASGGKAILKELKKLTQLRKLGVSGINRKNRDEFRSAISSHSHLESLSVWLDKDSENCLDGISLPLKNVQSLKLYGLVDKLPGGIKQDSQDALKEVKLTKLELEMDKLSKDDIAVLGALPKLCTLRVKQFKEGTLDFCVKQEGRELRTYQKVRILEIACSSSLKVNFGSETMQNLEQLKVDCCNGSSLKFSDLNKLAELKEVVLKGCSDNKLKEDLQTQLLQHTKKPLLKLE, from the exons ATGGCGGACCTGGTGGTGGGGCTGGCGAAGTCGGTGGTGGAGGGGGCGCTGACGAAAGCCCAATCGGCGatcgaggaagaggccaagctCCGGCAGAGCGCGCAGCGGGACCTGGTGTTCATCACGGGGGAGTTCCAGATGATGCAGTCCTTCCTCAAcgtggccgacgcggagcggctCGGCAACCCCGTGGTGCGCACCTGGGTGCGCCAGATCCGGGAGCTCGCCTACGACGTCGAGGACTGCGTCGAGTTCGTCGTCCACCTCGACAAGCGCTCCCTCTGGTGGCGCCGCCTGCTCcccccctccttcctcccccgcgccgccgcgtcccagCTCGACGAGGCCGTCGGTGAGCTCGAGCACCTCAAGGCCCGCGTCGAGGACGTCAGCGCCCGGAACGCGAGATACAGCCTCATCAGCGACTCCGGGTCCAAGCCCGCCAAGAAGCCCAAGgcttccgcggcggcggcagcgggcggcggcggggcggcggcggcgtttaGCTTGCTAATCGAGGCGAGGGACGCGTCCAAGAGGCAGCAAGGGATTGGAGATCTGACCCAGTTCCTCACCAAGAAAGACGACGGCCTTGAGCTGCAGGTCATCTCGGTGTGGGGAACGGCCGGGGATCTCGGGGCGGCTTCTCTAATCCGGAAGGCCTACAACGACCCGGAGATCCACCCGGCTTTCAAACGCCGCGCCTGGGTCAAAATCATGCACCCTTTCGATCCCCTCCAGTTCATCCGGTCCCTCATGGCGCAGTTCCACGCAAATTCTTGCAAACAACCGGATGCAATCATCGGGGTAGAAGTGCTAAGGAAGATGGACTCCAGTCAAGACCAACTCCTAAAGGAGTTTGAGGAGCAAGTCAAGACGATGAAGTACCTCGTCGTTTTGGAAGACGTTTGCACTATTGCAGAGTGGGACACTATCAGATCGTTCCTTCCTGACAGGAATAATGGCAGCTGGATCATCGTGTCCACACAGCAGTTCGAGATAGCGAGCTTGTGCATCGGACATGCTTACCAGGTTTTGGAGCTGAAGCAGTTCTCTTCTAAGCACTCTGTTTGTGCCTTCTTCAAGGAG GGTTCTCAAGAAGACGACGATCAAGTCGACGAGACAGACATGGCGTGCACCAGCAACAATGAGATATCAGTGTCGCATGAGTTGAGCAAAGCAGGTGGCAGCTGTGACTTGAGCAAAGCAGGTGGCAGCTGTGACCTTTCCTTCTACACAAAAATCCTCAGCTCCAAGTCAAAAGCAGCTGAAGGTTGGATGAAGAGTCTCCCCCTTGTTGGACGAGAGTTACAGATGAACAAACTTCACGCATGCGCAGCTAAGGCCCGTTTCGAAGCGTGGAATGTCATGTCCGTGTGGGGGATTGCAGGAGTTGGGAAATCAGCTCTTGTTAAGAACTTCTACTGCCAGAACATGTGCCAGAAGGACCAATTATTTAACAAATACAGTTGGGTGGAAGTAACCCAGCCGTTCAATCTTAGGGACTTCTGTCGGAGCTTGCTTTGGGATTTTCGTTCAGAATCACTTCAAGCCAAGGACACTGCATACCATGGCGCAATGAGTAGCAAAAACCCAATCCATGAGTGTTGTAAGCTTCTCAAAAAATATCAGTGCCTTGTCGTCATTGATGATCTGCGGTCAACTGAGGACTGGGACTTGATAAAGTCTGAATTGGTATCCAGACATTCCAAAAGCGTCATTGTTGTCATCACAAGTGAAGCAAAAATCGCTACACATTGTGCAGATAATGAAGAGCTTGTGCTTAATGTCAAAGGTCTAGAAGCGGATGCAGCATTTGACCTCTTCGAAATGGAG GTACATCGGAATAATAAGACATGCCCTTTAAACTCCAAAGACAAGGAGCTGAAAGAACTGATTCTTAAGTGTGGTGGACTTCCCAAAGTAATAGTTGCCATAGCTCGCTTATTGGCAGCGAAGACGGTTACACTAATGGAAACTGCAAGTTCTTTAAATCTCAGATTTATGCACGAGCTGGAAAACAACCCAGAATTTGATAGTTTGAGGGGTCTATTAGTCTGGATGCAATCCTACTTCCGCGATTGCCAGGATTTCCTCAAGCCATGCATCTTCTACCTATCAATATTTCCTCTGGACCACAGAATTCGTCGGAGGCGTCTCGTGAGGCGGTGGATCGCCGAGGGTTACGCCAGAGACTGTGACAAGAAATCTGCCGAGGATAACGGGGAGGATTATTTCTCCAGTCTCCTCGATCTTAGCATAATTCAGCAGCCACCACAGTCGGTAACCACCAACCTCAATGACACAAGAATGGCCTTGTGCCAAGTCAATGGTTTTGTCCGTGAGTACATTGTTTCGCGGCGAATGGAAGAGAACCTCGTCTTTGAGCTGGGGGGCAGCTGCTGCCTGACGACCCAACGCACTGGTCGTCACCTCATTATATTGGAAAGCTGGGACAGAGACATGATTGTGTTTAATAGCATCGACTTCTCGCGGCTAAGGTCAATGACAGTATTCGGGGAGTGGAAATCATTCTTCATTTCTGACACTATGAAGATACTTCGGGTGCTTGATCTTGAGAATGCAAAAGATGTGCTGGATGATGATCTTCACCGGATTGTGAAGCTACTTCCTCGCCTCAAGTCCCTCTCCATACGAGGATGCCATGAGATAAGCCATCTGCCTAGTTCTGTAGGTGATCTGAGGCAGCTCCAAAGCCTGGATGTCAGGCACACCTCCATAGTCAGCTTACCATCGAACATCACCAATTTAGAGAAGCTGCAGTACATTCGTGCTGGTAACACCACCACATCAGAGGAACCATCAACACCATGTCTTCCGGTATCCATGTTGTCCAAGTTATGCAGACCTGGTCACCAAGTTGGTGTCGAGGTGCCCGGAGGGATTGGGAAACTGACAGCACTACACACCCTTGGTGTTGTCAACATCAGTGCTTCAGGGGGGAAGGCCATCCTGAAAGAGCTCAAGAAGCTCACCCAACTGCGCAAGCTCGGAGTGTCCGGCATCAACAGGAAAAACAGAGATGAGTTTCGCTCCGCAATCTCGAGCCATAGCCATTTGGAATCTTTGTCGGTGTGGCTTGACAAGGACAGTGAAAATTGTTTGGATGGCATCTCCCTGCCTCTGAAGAATGTGCAGAGCCTCAAGCTATACGGGCTCGTAGACAAGTTGCCAGGGGGGATCAAACAAGATAGCCAAGATGCCTTAAAGGAAGTTAAGTTAACCAAATTGGAATTGGAGATGGACAAATTAAGCAAAGATGACATAGCCGTCCTTGGAGCCCTTCCAAAACTATGTACCCTTCGTGTCAAGCAGTTCAAAGAAGGTACACTCGATTTTTGTGTGAAACAGGAAGGACGAGAGCTGCGGACTTATCAAAAGGTCAGGATCCTCGAGATTGCTTGCAGCTCCAGCTTAAAAGTGAATTTTGGATCAGAGACGATGCAAAATCTTGAGCAGCTGAAGGTTGACTGCTGCAATGGGTCTTCACTGAAGTTCTCTGACCTGAACAAGCTAGCTGAACTCAAGGAAGTCGTTCTCAAGGGCTGCTCTGACAACAAACTGAAGGAAGACCTGCAGACCCAACTTCTCCAGCACACAAAGAAACCGCTACTGAAGCTGGAGTAA